ATTCAGACCTTAAACTGTATACGGCCGGAAATAAAATGGCTTCGGGGCTTTTCTTCGACCCGCTCAAGCTCCTCCGCGTTGCCCCGCTTCTTACCACCACATCGGCACTGCTCTATGCTTGGGATGAGCATTGGTATCTGTCAGGCTTCCTGCGCTCAGAGCATAAGGCCGAAACGGAGACGGTCCTCCCGAGTTACTTCCGTCGCTTCTTTGAACAGGGAATCTTTATTGTCGCCGGTCTCAACACCCTCACGGTCTCCACTTCGGTCGCCAATCTGCTGACTGATCGCCCGGTACTGGACCGTCTCCGATCTTCGCAATGGTACTGGGCTGGTCTGGGCTTCACTGCTTGTCACTTTTTGTTCGTGCCTCTTATCGCGTATCCAATTCGCGACATTATAGAGAATCGGTCTCAGGGGAAAAGCACTAAGGATTTGCAGCGGTGGATCGATATTCATCGTATTCGGGTTTTTGTTGCTGATTTGCCGGCGTGGATGAGTTTCCTGGTCGCCGTGCTTTCTACAATTCACCTATGAGCTTCTCATCCGCCAAATGGTATCTGATTGAAATTGCAAAACATTCCTTCCCTTTCAGTTTAGTGATGGTGATTTATGGTACAGTCAATAACTGGCGTAGAAACCCTCCGAATACAAGTACAAGCTGACATCCCCGGAAAACCTACGTGCATGCCCATCCACCTACGCACCACCAGAGCACCATGCCTTCACTTCAACAGCTATCCATTGCTTCCAAAGAATCCATTGGCTTACTCCCCGTAGCAAATCCGCCGGATTGTTCGGTTCCATGTCTGGAAGTTTTGGACAACGATGTGCCTATGCAGGGTGGTGGATTCTACAATAAGAATTCAGAACTGCAGTACGCAGCAATGCAGAGAGCTCTGCCATTATTCGACTCAACTTTGAGGCAAAGCACAACTCCAGTGGTCATTTCAGTGGTAGAATACGGATGCGCTCAGGGCGCAAACTCGTAAGTCCAGCAAAACGGCTTCTATCCCCGGGGTACTAATTTTGATAAAAGAATCGAGCCATTTCAGCGTGTCTTGAGCGCCATTTTCTTCAAAAGGCCAGCCGCTGACACTATTAGCAACGAAGTGAATCTAATTTTCACTGATCGCGTCGGGAACGATTTCACCATGGTGGCAAACACGATGAACAACACTCAGTGGTTCCCAACTACTAGACCCGGTCCAAAGATTTTCACCTCC
Above is a genomic segment from Penicillium digitatum chromosome 3, complete sequence containing:
- a CDS encoding putative caffeine synthase 2, giving the protein MVDGTLPTSSLFIQLTPGPNTTILIPTGLRYSDLKLYTAGNKMASGLFFDPLKLLRVAPLLTTTSALLYAWDEHWYLSGFLRSEHKAETETVLPSYFRRFFEQGIFIVAGLNTLTVSTSVANLLTDRPVLDRLRSSQWYWAGLGFTACHFLFVPLIAYPIRDIIENRSQGKSTKDLQRWIDIHRIRVFVADLPAWMSFLVAVLSTIHL